The following proteins come from a genomic window of Maniola hyperantus chromosome 8, iAphHyp1.2, whole genome shotgun sequence:
- the LOC117984328 gene encoding uncharacterized protein encodes MRIDFIWIFFLILPYVLVTSLPVHSPVSHHTNVETNPANVYQQQTNAQNIPKPDESSNHDEQIISVRITSSIAVGRSKAKSPHQASDRNIDPIESEFHIATPAIEETQPIDSTTISDTISTVTATTLGDVESKTELPPNLVGANIEFIKQLQAKKGIRGLNNYERLHSFNSEDDLPDSNQTNDSVAESSVQSVLRQDTLDDVPLARSVPLSYSSKSYIQDPPQRNSHLSSVNFNVVHDTPKVNNYNDHVSAYIHPTQSVAESQEFYNQPSKVYGQPAQIYSEPAKIYSEPAKIYSEPAKVYSEPAKVYSEPAKIYSEPAKFYSQPASLHLNENTQSDGAPWPRKPPNSGYSSTVISTPPTTSPPFPANRQHSGHEPEKNYEVDEKVSVMTDGRTHGEQPANPENCKQENCKVGYVVEGRQFRKYRVEERTSDGFIVGEYGVVRNEDGALRGVRYTADSDASPRLIHDALMKFLQLK; translated from the coding sequence ATCTTGCCGTATGTGCTGGTGACGTCACTACCGGTACACAGCCCAGTGAGTCACCACACGAACGTTGAAACCAATCCTGCCAATGTGTACCAACAGCAAACGAATGCTCAAAATATACCAAAGCCCGACGAAAGTTCGAACCATGACGAACAAATCATATCTGTAAGAATTACTTCATCTATCGCAGTTGGCAGATCGAAAGCTAAGTCACCTCACCAAGCCTCTGATAGAAACATAGACCCCATTGAATCTGAATTTCATATAGCTACCCCTGCTATAGAAGAAACTCAACCTATTGATTCTACAACCATCTCCGACACCATATCTACTGTTACAGCTACAACTTTGGGAGATGTTGAAAGTAAAACAGAATTACCGCCGAACCTTGTTGGTGCTAACATTGAGTTTATTAAGCAATTACAAGCGAAAAAGGGAATAAGGGGTCTGAATAATTATGAAAGGCTACATTCTTTTAATTCGGAAGATGACCTGCCTGATTCCAATCAGACTAACGATTCTGTGGCGGAGTCATCTGTACAGTCAGTTTTAAGACAAGATACGCTAGACGATGTACCATTGGCAAGATCAGTGCCGCTGTCTTATAGTTCAAAAAGTTATATTCAGGACCCACCACAGAGAAACTCACACTTATCAAGCGTAAATTTTAACGTAGTTCATGATACACcaaaagtaaataattataatgatcacgTTTCGGCATACATACATCCCACACAATCAGTAGCAGAATCACAGGAATTTTATAATCAACCTTCTAAGGTTTACGGCCAGCCAGCGCAAATATATAGTGAACCAGCAAAAATTTACAGTGAACCAGCAAAAATTTATAGTGAGCCAGCTAAAGTATACAGTGAACCAGCTAAAGTTTATAGCGAACCTGCAAAAATATATAGCGAACCCGCCAAATTTTATAGCCAACCCGCTTCTTTGCATCTCAATGAAAATACACAGTCAGACGGAGCTCCATGGCCACGAAAACCCCCTAACTCAGGCTATAGCAGTACAGTGATTAGTACACCACCAACTACATCACCTCCATTTCCTGCAAATAGACAACATTCAGGGCACGAGCCTGAAAAAAATTACGAGGTGGATGAAAAAGTTAGTGTTATGACTGATGGACGAACTCATGGTGAGCAGCCCGCTAACCCTGAAAATTGTAAACAAGAGAATTGTAAAGTGGGTTACGTTGTCGAAGGTCGACAGTTCAGGAAATATAGAGTTGAGGAAAGAACCTCAGATGGATTCATCGTAGGAGAATATGGGGTTGTACGCAACGAAGATGGAGCACTAAGAGGCGTCAGGTATACAGCCGATAGCGATGCTAGTCCTCGTCTAATACATGACGCACTTATGAAGTTCCTGCAgttaaaatag
- the LOC117984329 gene encoding uridine phosphorylase 1 isoform X1, with amino-acid sequence MPQTNSANLNGPSERVQKNGWHPSEQQNGHHPHRKVFDNDDEFQANGNQANEMAESSVRLYPDGTVRLRNPNIELMDQDILYHLALGSGSHDLVEMFGDVKFVCMGGTPKRMEQFAYTIMAEIGHKLPCGTTLQDISQFSYRYSMYKVGPVLCISHGMGIPSVGILLHEVIKLMYHAKVRDPVFFRIGTCGGIGYEGGTVIISEEAVDGALRNVLELTVLGKTIQRLAKLDKRLVRELKALSDPEDPYDTVTGKTMCTYDFYEGQGRLDGAFCDFTEPDKMEYLESIHKAGVVNIEMESLAFAALTHHAGIKAAVVCVTLLDRLKGDQVLAPKEVLDEWQQRPTKLVCRYIKKYLQMKGRLSLDGHGSISVKSPRRFKLVQQESETYD; translated from the exons ATGCCTCAAACGAATTCTGCGAATTTAAACGGGCCTTCTGAGCGAGTACAAAAAAATGGATGGCATCCATCAGAGCAACAGAACGGGCATCACCCGCACAGGAAAGTTTTTGATAATGACGACGAATTTCAAGCGAACGGGAACCAAGCTAATGAAATGGCCGAGAGTAGTGTTAGGTT ATATCCCGATGGCACGGTGCGACTCCGTAACCCGAACATCGAACTTATGGACCAAGACATCCTTTACCATTTGGCACTGGGCAGCGGGTCTCATGATCTTGTCGAAATGTTTGGTGATGTTAAG ttCGTCTGTATGGGCGGCACACCAAAGCGCATGGAGCAGTTCGCGTACACCATAATGGCAGAGATAGGGCACAAGCTGCCCTGCGGCACCACGCTGCAAGACATCAGTCAGTTCTCTTACCGCTACTCCATGTATAAAGTCGGCCCCGTTCTGTGTATCAGT CACGGTATGGGTATCCCGTCAGTGGGAATCCTCTTGCACGAGGTGATAAAACTGATGTACCATGCAAAGGTACGCGATCCAGTGTTCTTCAGGATCGGCACGTGTGGAGGCATCGGTTACGAGGGCGGCACCGTCATCATTTCCGAAGAGGCAGTCGACGGTGCGCTTCGGAATGTTCTCGAATTG ACGGTTCTCGGTAAGACAATTCAGCGACTTGCAAAGTTGGATAAAAGGCTAGTTCGGGAGTTGAAGGCTCTGTCTGACCCCGAAGATCCCTACGACACTGTGACGGGCAAGACTATGTGCACTTACGACTTCTATGAAG GCCAAGGACGTCTCGACGGTGCTTTCTGTGACTTCACAGAACCCGACAAAATGGAGTACTTGGAGAGCATCCACAAGGCTGGGGTCGTGAATATCGAGATGGAGTCGCTGGCGTTTGCTGCACTGACGCACCACGCCGGCATTAAGGCAGCTGTTGTTTGCGTCACGCTGTTAGACAGGCTTAAAGGCGaccag GTTTTAGCACCCAAAGAGGTCCTGGATGAGTGGCAACAACGTCCAACTAAGCTCGTCTGCCGGTATATTAAGAA GTATTTGCAAATGAAAGGAAGATTGTCGTTGGATGGACACGGATCGATCTCCGTTAAGAGTCCGAGGAGATTTAAACTGGTGCAACAAGAATCGGAAACTTAtgattaa
- the LOC117984329 gene encoding uridine phosphorylase 1 isoform X3 produces MSFDHDELRDEYPDGTVRLRNPNIELMDQDILYHLALGSGSHDLVEMFGDVKFVCMGGTPKRMEQFAYTIMAEIGHKLPCGTTLQDISQFSYRYSMYKVGPVLCISHGMGIPSVGILLHEVIKLMYHAKVRDPVFFRIGTCGGIGYEGGTVIISEEAVDGALRNVLELTVLGKTIQRLAKLDKRLVRELKALSDPEDPYDTVTGKTMCTYDFYEGQGRLDGAFCDFTEPDKMEYLESIHKAGVVNIEMESLAFAALTHHAGIKAAVVCVTLLDRLKGDQVLAPKEVLDEWQQRPTKLVCRYIKKYLQMKGRLSLDGHGSISVKSPRRFKLVQQESETYD; encoded by the exons ATATCCCGATGGCACGGTGCGACTCCGTAACCCGAACATCGAACTTATGGACCAAGACATCCTTTACCATTTGGCACTGGGCAGCGGGTCTCATGATCTTGTCGAAATGTTTGGTGATGTTAAG ttCGTCTGTATGGGCGGCACACCAAAGCGCATGGAGCAGTTCGCGTACACCATAATGGCAGAGATAGGGCACAAGCTGCCCTGCGGCACCACGCTGCAAGACATCAGTCAGTTCTCTTACCGCTACTCCATGTATAAAGTCGGCCCCGTTCTGTGTATCAGT CACGGTATGGGTATCCCGTCAGTGGGAATCCTCTTGCACGAGGTGATAAAACTGATGTACCATGCAAAGGTACGCGATCCAGTGTTCTTCAGGATCGGCACGTGTGGAGGCATCGGTTACGAGGGCGGCACCGTCATCATTTCCGAAGAGGCAGTCGACGGTGCGCTTCGGAATGTTCTCGAATTG ACGGTTCTCGGTAAGACAATTCAGCGACTTGCAAAGTTGGATAAAAGGCTAGTTCGGGAGTTGAAGGCTCTGTCTGACCCCGAAGATCCCTACGACACTGTGACGGGCAAGACTATGTGCACTTACGACTTCTATGAAG GCCAAGGACGTCTCGACGGTGCTTTCTGTGACTTCACAGAACCCGACAAAATGGAGTACTTGGAGAGCATCCACAAGGCTGGGGTCGTGAATATCGAGATGGAGTCGCTGGCGTTTGCTGCACTGACGCACCACGCCGGCATTAAGGCAGCTGTTGTTTGCGTCACGCTGTTAGACAGGCTTAAAGGCGaccag GTTTTAGCACCCAAAGAGGTCCTGGATGAGTGGCAACAACGTCCAACTAAGCTCGTCTGCCGGTATATTAAGAA GTATTTGCAAATGAAAGGAAGATTGTCGTTGGATGGACACGGATCGATCTCCGTTAAGAGTCCGAGGAGATTTAAACTGGTGCAACAAGAATCGGAAACTTAtgattaa
- the LOC117984329 gene encoding uridine phosphorylase 1 isoform X2, with protein MPQTNSANLNGPSERVQKNGWHPSEQQNGHHPHRKVFDNDDEFQANGNQANEMAESSVRYPDGTVRLRNPNIELMDQDILYHLALGSGSHDLVEMFGDVKFVCMGGTPKRMEQFAYTIMAEIGHKLPCGTTLQDISQFSYRYSMYKVGPVLCISHGMGIPSVGILLHEVIKLMYHAKVRDPVFFRIGTCGGIGYEGGTVIISEEAVDGALRNVLELTVLGKTIQRLAKLDKRLVRELKALSDPEDPYDTVTGKTMCTYDFYEGQGRLDGAFCDFTEPDKMEYLESIHKAGVVNIEMESLAFAALTHHAGIKAAVVCVTLLDRLKGDQVLAPKEVLDEWQQRPTKLVCRYIKKYLQMKGRLSLDGHGSISVKSPRRFKLVQQESETYD; from the exons ATGCCTCAAACGAATTCTGCGAATTTAAACGGGCCTTCTGAGCGAGTACAAAAAAATGGATGGCATCCATCAGAGCAACAGAACGGGCATCACCCGCACAGGAAAGTTTTTGATAATGACGACGAATTTCAAGCGAACGGGAACCAAGCTAATGAAATGGCCGAGAGTAGTGTTAG ATATCCCGATGGCACGGTGCGACTCCGTAACCCGAACATCGAACTTATGGACCAAGACATCCTTTACCATTTGGCACTGGGCAGCGGGTCTCATGATCTTGTCGAAATGTTTGGTGATGTTAAG ttCGTCTGTATGGGCGGCACACCAAAGCGCATGGAGCAGTTCGCGTACACCATAATGGCAGAGATAGGGCACAAGCTGCCCTGCGGCACCACGCTGCAAGACATCAGTCAGTTCTCTTACCGCTACTCCATGTATAAAGTCGGCCCCGTTCTGTGTATCAGT CACGGTATGGGTATCCCGTCAGTGGGAATCCTCTTGCACGAGGTGATAAAACTGATGTACCATGCAAAGGTACGCGATCCAGTGTTCTTCAGGATCGGCACGTGTGGAGGCATCGGTTACGAGGGCGGCACCGTCATCATTTCCGAAGAGGCAGTCGACGGTGCGCTTCGGAATGTTCTCGAATTG ACGGTTCTCGGTAAGACAATTCAGCGACTTGCAAAGTTGGATAAAAGGCTAGTTCGGGAGTTGAAGGCTCTGTCTGACCCCGAAGATCCCTACGACACTGTGACGGGCAAGACTATGTGCACTTACGACTTCTATGAAG GCCAAGGACGTCTCGACGGTGCTTTCTGTGACTTCACAGAACCCGACAAAATGGAGTACTTGGAGAGCATCCACAAGGCTGGGGTCGTGAATATCGAGATGGAGTCGCTGGCGTTTGCTGCACTGACGCACCACGCCGGCATTAAGGCAGCTGTTGTTTGCGTCACGCTGTTAGACAGGCTTAAAGGCGaccag GTTTTAGCACCCAAAGAGGTCCTGGATGAGTGGCAACAACGTCCAACTAAGCTCGTCTGCCGGTATATTAAGAA GTATTTGCAAATGAAAGGAAGATTGTCGTTGGATGGACACGGATCGATCTCCGTTAAGAGTCCGAGGAGATTTAAACTGGTGCAACAAGAATCGGAAACTTAtgattaa